From the genome of Ornithobacterium rhinotracheale, one region includes:
- a CDS encoding IS982 family transposase — MINYHKITDIFCIVDDFCNDFEKFTQPFLLGKPPKKKPKMSNAEVITIMILFHLSGFRTFKHFYIYYVQKHMQQEFPQTVSYNRFTELMQSNIMALTMFAKTCALGSCTGISFVDSTPIRVCGNKRIKRNKVFKDLATTGKSTMGWFHGFKLHLVINDKGEILSFCVTQANVDDREPLKNEGFLKQIFGKLFGDKGYISEKLNQLLFVDGIQLITNIRNNMKNSLMTMSDKILLRKRSIIETVNDELKNICQIEHSRHRSIGNFMTNLVAGIIAYHFLPKKPSLKYETLKTNQLAMFY, encoded by the coding sequence ATGATTAATTACCACAAAATTACGGATATTTTTTGTATTGTTGATGACTTTTGTAATGATTTTGAAAAATTCACTCAACCTTTTCTTCTCGGAAAGCCTCCCAAAAAGAAACCCAAAATGAGTAACGCTGAAGTAATCACCATAATGATTCTTTTTCATCTAAGTGGCTTTAGAACTTTTAAGCATTTTTACATTTACTATGTTCAAAAGCATATGCAACAGGAATTTCCTCAAACGGTCTCTTATAACCGATTCACAGAACTTATGCAATCCAATATCATGGCTCTTACCATGTTTGCAAAAACCTGTGCTTTAGGAAGTTGTACAGGGATTTCTTTTGTGGATAGTACGCCAATAAGAGTATGTGGAAACAAAAGAATTAAACGCAACAAAGTATTCAAAGACCTAGCTACAACGGGGAAATCTACTATGGGTTGGTTTCATGGATTTAAACTCCATTTGGTCATTAATGATAAAGGCGAGATATTGAGTTTTTGCGTAACGCAGGCGAATGTAGACGATAGAGAACCACTGAAAAATGAAGGCTTTTTGAAGCAAATTTTTGGTAAACTGTTTGGGGACAAAGGTTACATCTCCGAAAAGTTGAATCAATTACTCTTTGTGGATGGTATTCAACTGATTACCAACATCCGAAACAACATGAAAAACTCTCTTATGACTATGTCTGACAAAATTTTGCTTAGAAAACGCTCCATCATAGAGACGGTGAATGACGAGCTAAAAAACATTTGCCAAATTGAGCACTCCAGGCATCGTTCAATAGGAAATTTTATGACCAACTTAGTGGCAGGGATTATTGCCTATCATTTTCTTCCTAAAAAACCATCATTAAAATATGAAACTCTGAAAACTAACCAATTAGCTATGTTTTATTAA
- the gap gene encoding type I glyceraldehyde-3-phosphate dehydrogenase, whose amino-acid sequence MANVKVGINGFGRIGRLAFRRIQEVEGLEVVAINDLTDAKQLAHLLKYDSTQGRFNGEVEVLDGAFKVNGKEVKVLANPNPEELPWGELGVDIVLECTGFFATKEKAELHLKGGAKRVVISAPGGDVPTVVFNVNQDILKGDETVISGASCTTNCLAPMAKVLNDKFGVVEGLMTTIHAYTGDQNTLDAPHRKGDLRRARAAAVSIIPNSTGAAKAIGLVIPELNGKLDGAAQRVPTPTGSLTELVSVLEKNVTVDEVNAAMKEAANESFGYTEDPIVSADVIGITYGSLFDGTQTKVLTVGDKQLVKTVAWYDNEMSYTAQLIRTLQYFANL is encoded by the coding sequence ATGGCAAATGTAAAAGTAGGTATCAACGGTTTTGGACGAATTGGTCGTTTAGCATTCCGCAGAATCCAAGAAGTTGAAGGATTAGAGGTGGTAGCTATCAACGATTTAACTGATGCAAAGCAATTAGCACACTTATTAAAATATGATTCTACACAAGGCCGTTTTAACGGAGAAGTGGAAGTGCTAGATGGTGCCTTTAAAGTAAACGGAAAAGAAGTAAAAGTACTTGCAAACCCAAATCCAGAGGAGCTTCCTTGGGGTGAGCTAGGAGTGGACATCGTGCTAGAGTGTACAGGATTCTTTGCCACCAAAGAAAAAGCTGAATTACACCTTAAAGGTGGGGCTAAGAGAGTGGTAATCTCTGCGCCAGGTGGTGATGTGCCTACCGTGGTATTCAATGTGAACCAAGATATCCTTAAAGGAGACGAAACTGTAATCTCTGGTGCATCTTGTACTACCAACTGTTTAGCGCCTATGGCCAAAGTATTAAATGATAAATTTGGCGTAGTAGAAGGGCTAATGACTACAATCCACGCTTACACCGGAGACCAAAATACCCTTGACGCTCCGCACAGAAAAGGCGATTTAAGAAGAGCCCGTGCTGCTGCTGTGAGCATCATTCCTAACTCAACAGGTGCTGCCAAAGCCATCGGATTAGTAATCCCAGAATTAAACGGAAAATTAGATGGAGCTGCTCAGCGTGTACCAACTCCTACAGGCTCACTCACTGAATTAGTATCTGTGCTTGAGAAAAATGTAACTGTAGATGAGGTGAATGCCGCTATGAAAGAAGCTGCAAACGAATCATTTGGCTACACAGAAGACCCAATCGTTTCTGCCGATGTTATCGGAATCACTTATGGTTCATTATTTGATGGAACTCAAACTAAGGTGCTCACCGTAGGAGATAAGCAATTAGTGAAAACCGTAGCTTGGTATGACAATGAAATGTCTTATACCGCACAGCTAATCCGTACATTACAATACTTTGCTAATTTATAA
- the frr gene encoding ribosome recycling factor: MNIDNIVKETETGMQDSIAHLEKAFSQIRAGRATPAMLGSVMVDYYGNPTPLSQVANVSAPDAMTLNVQPWESSMIQPIEKAIMEANLGFNPSNNGNSVIISVPPLTEERRRDLVKQAKAELENAKISIRNWRKDANNTIKKSEESEDVQKGLEADVQKLTDKYIEVADKTFVKKEAEIMKV, from the coding sequence ATGAATATAGATAATATTGTAAAAGAAACAGAGACTGGTATGCAAGATTCCATCGCACACTTGGAAAAAGCATTTAGCCAAATTCGTGCAGGAAGAGCCACCCCAGCTATGCTCGGCAGCGTGATGGTAGACTACTACGGAAACCCTACCCCACTTAGCCAAGTAGCAAATGTGAGCGCACCAGATGCTATGACACTCAATGTGCAACCATGGGAGAGCAGTATGATTCAGCCCATTGAAAAAGCAATTATGGAGGCTAATCTAGGCTTTAACCCCTCAAACAATGGAAACTCTGTAATCATCAGTGTACCACCATTGACCGAGGAACGAAGAAGAGATTTAGTGAAACAAGCCAAGGCTGAGCTGGAAAATGCTAAAATCAGTATCCGAAATTGGAGAAAAGATGCCAACAATACGATTAAAAAATCAGAAGAATCAGAAGATGTGCAAAAAGGCCTTGAAGCTGATGTGCAAAAACTGACTGATAAATATATTGAGGTGGCTGATAAAACTTTCGTTAAGAAAGAAGCTGAGATTATGAAGGTTTAA
- a CDS encoding NrtR DNA-binding winged helix domain-containing protein: MSEKREFLDVSVDCTVFGYDDKQLKILLIEQKKQSPEHIPLRALPGDHVYKGEDIDDAANRVLEELTGLRGVFLKQFHAFGKPDRLKQQQDREWLLNVRKDLNKHVVTIAYYSLIKMEDFAPEAASFANKTEWVNVDEIPRLGFDHNEIFQKALATLRFDTENYNIAFELLPKKFTLSQLQNIYEVILNREFDKRNFRKSIKKLSNLIPLNEKQKGVYHKPAQLYSFDIKKQIEETDIIY; the protein is encoded by the coding sequence ATGAGTGAAAAAAGAGAGTTTTTAGATGTTTCGGTGGACTGTACCGTTTTTGGATATGATGATAAACAGCTAAAAATATTGCTGATTGAGCAAAAAAAACAAAGTCCTGAGCACATTCCGCTTCGCGCCCTCCCAGGCGACCACGTGTACAAAGGTGAAGATATTGATGATGCCGCAAATCGTGTGCTGGAAGAGCTCACAGGCCTGCGGGGCGTTTTCTTGAAACAATTCCACGCCTTTGGGAAGCCAGACCGCCTTAAACAGCAGCAAGATAGGGAATGGCTGCTCAATGTGAGAAAGGATTTAAACAAGCATGTAGTTACCATCGCCTACTACTCCTTAATTAAAATGGAAGATTTTGCGCCAGAAGCTGCCTCCTTTGCCAACAAAACAGAGTGGGTGAATGTGGATGAAATCCCCCGATTAGGCTTCGACCATAATGAAATCTTCCAAAAAGCCCTCGCTACGCTAAGGTTTGATACAGAGAACTATAATATAGCCTTTGAGCTTTTGCCTAAAAAATTCACCCTCTCACAGCTTCAAAACATTTATGAAGTGATATTAAATAGAGAGTTTGATAAAAGGAATTTTAGAAAAAGCATCAAAAAGCTAAGCAACCTTATACCGCTTAACGAAAAGCAAAAAGGCGTGTACCACAAGCCCGCACAGCTGTATTCTTTTGATATCAAAAAACAAATCGAGGAGACGGATATCATTTATTAA
- the pfkA gene encoding 6-phosphofructokinase: MATKKISTIGVITSGGDAPGMNAALRAVVRAAFYHGINVKGVRLGYEGLITNDVVSLGPRSVSNIINRGGTILKTARSAEFRTVEGRKKAFENTQKNGIDALVVIGGDGSFTGAKLFQEEHGIPVIGVPGTIDNDIFGTDYTIGYDTALNTAVDAIDKIRDTAQSHNRVFFVEVMGRDAGFIALNSGIAAGAQDILIPEKKDEIDAMFRSLERGEETGKLSSIIVVAEGEELGNIYDLAKFTKIKYPTYDIRVTVLGHIQRGGTPSCADRVLASRLGIAAVEGLLEGKSNVMAGIRSNKVVYTPIEEAIQKHNEIDHELIRVSQILAR; this comes from the coding sequence ATGGCAACAAAAAAGATTAGCACAATAGGTGTAATTACATCAGGAGGCGATGCCCCTGGAATGAATGCCGCTCTGCGTGCGGTAGTGAGAGCAGCCTTTTATCACGGGATAAATGTAAAGGGTGTTCGCTTAGGCTATGAGGGATTAATTACCAATGATGTGGTTTCTTTAGGGCCTAGAAGTGTGAGCAATATTATTAATAGAGGTGGAACTATTCTGAAAACTGCGCGTTCCGCTGAGTTTAGAACTGTGGAGGGGCGAAAAAAGGCCTTTGAAAATACTCAGAAAAATGGAATCGATGCCCTTGTGGTAATCGGTGGTGATGGCTCGTTTACAGGCGCTAAACTATTCCAAGAGGAACACGGAATCCCTGTAATTGGCGTGCCAGGAACCATTGATAATGATATCTTTGGGACTGATTACACCATTGGCTACGACACGGCATTAAACACCGCTGTGGATGCCATTGATAAGATTAGAGATACCGCACAATCTCACAACCGAGTGTTCTTTGTAGAAGTGATGGGGCGCGATGCAGGATTTATAGCACTAAATAGTGGTATTGCCGCAGGGGCGCAGGATATTCTAATCCCTGAGAAGAAAGATGAAATCGATGCCATGTTCAGGTCGTTGGAACGCGGAGAGGAAACCGGCAAGCTTTCCAGCATCATCGTAGTGGCAGAGGGGGAGGAGCTTGGAAATATTTATGATTTAGCGAAATTTACAAAAATTAAATACCCAACCTACGATATTCGCGTTACCGTGCTTGGGCATATTCAGCGTGGAGGAACGCCAAGTTGTGCAGACCGTGTGCTGGCAAGTCGCTTAGGTATCGCAGCCGTAGAGGGGCTCCTAGAAGGAAAATCTAATGTTATGGCTGGAATCAGAAGCAATAAAGTGGTGTATACCCCGATTGAAGAGGCTATTCAGAAACATAACGAAATTGACCACGAATTAATCCGAGTGTCGCAAATATTAGCGCGCTAA
- the pyrH gene encoding UMP kinase — translation MKFKRILLKLSGEALMGERQYGIDPKQIEAYSKQVKEIADMGCQVAIVIGGGNIFRGVSGAANGMDRVQGDYMGMLATIINAMALQQGLEDAGVDTRLQTAIEMEKIAEPYIRRKAIRHLEKNRVVIFGGGLGNPYFTTDSAAVLRAIEIEADAILKGTRVDGIYTADPEKDKNATKFDNLSFKEVYDKGLKVMDMTAFTLSEENNLPIVVFDMNTVGNLKKVIEGKDVGTIVTND, via the coding sequence ATGAAATTCAAAAGAATACTACTAAAATTAAGCGGTGAAGCCCTTATGGGGGAACGCCAATACGGCATCGACCCAAAACAAATCGAAGCCTACTCTAAGCAAGTGAAAGAAATCGCCGATATGGGCTGCCAAGTGGCCATCGTAATCGGGGGCGGAAACATATTTAGAGGAGTCTCCGGTGCAGCCAATGGAATGGACCGCGTGCAGGGCGACTATATGGGAATGCTCGCTACCATTATAAATGCAATGGCTCTACAACAAGGCTTGGAAGATGCTGGCGTGGATACGCGCTTGCAAACGGCCATAGAGATGGAAAAAATTGCCGAACCCTACATTCGCCGAAAAGCCATCAGGCATTTGGAGAAAAATCGCGTAGTAATCTTCGGTGGAGGCTTAGGAAATCCCTATTTCACAACAGATTCTGCCGCAGTACTGCGCGCCATCGAAATCGAAGCTGATGCCATCTTAAAAGGAACGCGCGTTGATGGAATCTATACCGCAGACCCTGAAAAAGATAAAAATGCTACGAAATTTGATAACTTATCATTCAAAGAAGTTTATGATAAAGGATTGAAAGTAATGGATATGACGGCCTTTACCCTAAGCGAAGAAAACAATTTGCCCATCGTAGTGTTTGATATGAATACCGTGGGTAATTTGAAAAAAGTAATCGAGGGCAAGGATGTCGGCACCATCGTAACTAATGACTAA